A stretch of the Pirellulales bacterium genome encodes the following:
- a CDS encoding CHAT domain-containing protein → MFTRARLTAIVCGIALFGSTRAEANDVAEFNRLGRELRSQTDARQYAQAEASARQMVALAEGSLADHPDALTQALHGLGYVLVQERKHSEAVTVLRRAAQLHESAPDPKTANAYSVALLLAEAYSTQNQFSEAAAAYGRAASIATSAFGAEHDTVVDALRSQGIESSNGGQGAAAEEQFAAALAMAERLHGASALEVARVLNDLGHARYRQRRSREAIEPLERAVRILEAADDSEAISLARALRDLAMAESLVGKMQSAEAHLTRALALFEKLRGPDHLDVIDTLYSMGRLLHDQGRYREAAIVLTRALKSVGQSVEVSDPLASYLLRDLAHQYWHEGKYAESEPLHRQALAMRERFLGPDDPAVADSLMEVADLLIMQKQIAEAQRLAERALTILERHHGVDSPRLTDALIQLAKLKLGDQQYSAAEQLLQRALRIQDAASDFYAINSINIHTILGRVLELAGRFEEAEKSYQQALAFATALPGDTLDRKSEVLRDLALLYFRMERWGDAEAIVDDVVTNYNREINSPGDRSVCYVLRAQLAWRAGRKSEAIEDLREAQALAELARAQLPGNEQDRAAGFERYLKPFQLMVAWQAEAGNPSEAFTAAERGRARSLLDELTLAGADLQLGRPAAERQRLAEQERELKTRVADLERQLSLAANDAERRTLLADLEQARGDYYEFYNEQRTSSPLFRSHLSAGSGPPRLRQIQQRVVPERGHMLLYCLGTESGHVLSIGRDSATVEPLSIDDAQAQVLGVSAGPLTIDRMEEALLSDSGGVLRQLAKPGREPLVIDKLAALWQVLAPEATRQAIAAGEIESLIVVPDAALASLPFEALVLEAGANPKYLLDTSAAVRYAPSATVLFNLLMAHEEPTSVVAQPVLSVGNPNYRPREATSSAREQAATDVATRAGGALSQLPYSDLEVNWVQEAFDGKPSRTMVLRGDSATEAQVRSLIAGKRIVHFACHGLVDQSLGNFFGALALTPGANAATDPRDDGYLRLPEIYELDLSACELAILSACQTNYGPQQQGEGVWALSRGFVVAGAQRVVASNWLVDDQAAASAVSYFCAGVAQAEKKDQTPNYARALQAAKRYVRQQPRWQDPYYWATFVLVGPE, encoded by the coding sequence ATGTTCACGCGTGCTCGTCTGACGGCGATTGTGTGCGGCATTGCGCTATTCGGTTCGACGCGGGCAGAGGCGAACGACGTCGCGGAGTTCAACCGACTTGGCCGCGAACTTCGGTCTCAAACCGACGCGCGGCAGTACGCCCAGGCCGAGGCGAGCGCGCGCCAGATGGTGGCGCTGGCCGAAGGCTCCCTGGCCGATCACCCAGACGCGCTGACGCAGGCCCTGCATGGCCTGGGCTACGTGCTGGTGCAGGAGCGGAAGCACTCCGAGGCAGTCACTGTATTGCGGCGAGCGGCCCAGTTGCACGAGTCGGCGCCGGACCCCAAGACAGCTAACGCGTACTCCGTGGCGCTGCTTCTGGCCGAGGCATATTCAACTCAGAATCAATTCAGCGAAGCAGCGGCCGCTTATGGCCGCGCGGCGAGCATTGCGACCAGCGCCTTTGGCGCCGAGCACGACACGGTGGTCGACGCGCTTCGATCCCAAGGCATTGAGTCGTCTAACGGCGGGCAAGGCGCGGCGGCCGAAGAGCAGTTCGCCGCGGCGTTGGCGATGGCCGAGCGACTGCACGGCGCCAGCGCGCTGGAAGTGGCGCGCGTGCTGAACGACTTAGGGCATGCGCGCTACCGACAGCGCCGTAGTCGCGAAGCGATTGAACCGCTCGAGCGCGCGGTGCGCATTCTGGAAGCGGCCGACGATTCCGAAGCCATTTCACTGGCACGAGCGCTGCGCGATCTGGCGATGGCCGAGAGTCTGGTTGGCAAAATGCAGAGCGCCGAAGCGCATTTGACGCGAGCGCTAGCGCTATTCGAAAAACTGAGAGGCCCTGATCATTTGGACGTCATCGACACGCTCTATTCGATGGGCCGCTTGCTGCACGATCAGGGGCGCTACCGCGAGGCGGCGATCGTGCTTACGAGAGCGCTGAAGTCGGTCGGCCAGTCGGTCGAGGTCAGCGATCCATTGGCCTCGTACCTGCTTCGCGATTTAGCGCATCAGTATTGGCACGAAGGAAAGTACGCGGAATCCGAGCCGTTGCATCGGCAAGCGCTGGCGATGCGCGAGCGATTCCTGGGACCCGACGATCCCGCTGTCGCCGACAGCCTCATGGAAGTCGCCGATCTATTGATCATGCAAAAGCAGATCGCCGAGGCGCAGCGACTTGCGGAGCGAGCTCTGACGATACTTGAGCGTCACCACGGCGTCGATTCCCCGCGTTTGACCGATGCGCTCATTCAACTGGCGAAGCTGAAATTGGGCGACCAGCAATACTCGGCTGCGGAACAGTTGCTACAGCGCGCGCTGCGAATACAGGACGCCGCGAGCGACTTTTATGCGATCAATTCGATCAATATTCACACCATCCTGGGGAGAGTCCTGGAATTGGCCGGGCGATTCGAGGAGGCGGAAAAAAGCTACCAGCAGGCGCTTGCCTTCGCGACCGCGCTGCCTGGCGACACGCTCGACCGCAAGAGCGAGGTGCTGCGCGATCTGGCCTTGCTGTATTTCCGCATGGAACGTTGGGGCGACGCCGAGGCGATCGTCGACGACGTCGTGACCAACTACAACCGCGAAATCAACTCCCCTGGCGATCGATCGGTTTGTTATGTGCTGAGGGCGCAACTGGCGTGGCGCGCCGGCCGCAAGAGCGAGGCCATTGAAGATCTGCGCGAGGCACAAGCCCTGGCCGAACTGGCTCGCGCCCAGTTGCCCGGCAACGAGCAGGATCGCGCGGCGGGCTTCGAGAGGTATCTGAAGCCGTTTCAATTGATGGTCGCCTGGCAGGCCGAGGCGGGCAACCCAAGCGAGGCGTTCACGGCGGCCGAGCGCGGACGCGCCAGGTCGCTGCTCGACGAGCTCACCTTGGCGGGCGCCGACTTGCAGTTGGGGCGCCCGGCGGCCGAGCGGCAACGGCTGGCCGAGCAAGAACGTGAGTTGAAGACCCGTGTCGCCGATCTCGAGCGCCAATTATCGCTCGCCGCCAACGACGCGGAGCGCCGCACGTTATTGGCCGATCTGGAGCAAGCCCGCGGCGACTATTACGAATTTTACAACGAGCAGCGCACCAGCAGCCCATTGTTCCGCTCGCACTTGAGCGCCGGATCGGGCCCCCCGCGCTTGCGACAGATTCAACAGCGGGTCGTGCCTGAGCGGGGCCACATGCTGTTGTATTGCCTTGGCACGGAGAGCGGGCATGTGCTGTCGATTGGGCGCGACTCGGCCACGGTCGAGCCGTTGTCGATCGATGATGCCCAGGCTCAAGTGCTTGGCGTGTCCGCGGGGCCACTCACGATCGACCGGATGGAGGAGGCGCTGTTGAGCGATTCGGGCGGGGTGCTACGGCAATTGGCCAAGCCCGGCCGCGAGCCGCTGGTCATCGACAAACTCGCCGCGCTCTGGCAGGTGTTGGCGCCGGAGGCGACTCGTCAGGCGATTGCGGCGGGCGAAATCGAATCGCTGATCGTCGTGCCCGACGCGGCTCTGGCCAGCCTGCCGTTCGAGGCGTTGGTGCTGGAAGCGGGCGCCAACCCCAAGTATCTGCTCGATACCAGCGCCGCCGTGCGATACGCGCCCAGCGCCACCGTGCTCTTCAACCTGCTCATGGCGCACGAAGAACCGACCTCGGTCGTCGCCCAGCCTGTGTTGTCGGTCGGCAATCCGAATTATCGCCCGCGCGAAGCGACTTCATCCGCTCGCGAACAGGCGGCCACGGACGTCGCCACGCGAGCCGGCGGTGCGTTGTCGCAACTGCCGTATTCCGATCTGGAAGTGAACTGGGTGCAAGAGGCGTTTGACGGCAAGCCGAGCCGGACCATGGTGCTGCGTGGCGACTCCGCGACCGAAGCCCAGGTGCGCTCCCTGATCGCCGGCAAGCGGATTGTCCATTTCGCCTGTCATGGACTGGTCGATCAATCGCTGGGGAACTTCTTTGGGGCGCTGGCGCTCACGCCGGGCGCCAATGCCGCCACTGATCCGCGGGACGACGGCTATTTGCGGCTACCAGAGATCTATGAGCTCGATCTCTCCGCCTGCGAGTTGGCAATCCTCAGCGCATGCCAGACCAATTACGGGCCGCAGCAGCAGGGGGAAGGAGTATGGGCGTTGTCGCGGGGGTTCGTGGTGGCCGGAGCGCAGCGCGTGGTGGCCAGCAACTGGCTGGTCGACGATCAAGCCGCCGCCAGCGCCGTGAGCTACTTCTGCGCGGGCGTCGCGCAGGCTGAGAAAAAGGATCAAACACCCAACTACGCGCGGGCACTACAGGCGGCCAAGCGCTACGTTCGCCAGCAACCGCGCTGGCAAGACCCATACTACTGGGCCACATTCGTGCTGGTGGGACCAGAGTAG
- a CDS encoding efflux RND transporter permease subunit: MTIWDLCIKRPIFTCMLVTAPVVLGIASYARLGVDLFPNVDLPVVVITTTLRGASVEEMETGVTKPIEEIVNTISGIDELRSTTKEGISQVVVQFVLEKTGDTAAQEVRDKISTIQAQLPEGTDPPIIDKFELDAAPVMTIAVSGRRNLREVTEIAKKRIKELLETVPNVGAVILVGGQPRAINIHIDAASLTGYRLSIDDVRQSLQRQNLELPGGRVDEGSQELVLRTMGRVENASDFADLIVTNRDGYPIRIRDIGRVEDSYEEPRGLSRLDGEKAVSLIVQKQSGTNTVQVVDAVKARLDQIRPLLPADITTNVIRDQSRFIKTSIEEVKFHLVLAAALVSLTILLFIRDWRTTVIAALSIPTSIVATFAFMDWMGFTLNNITMLGLILAVGIVIDDAVVVHENIFRHMEEHGYSARKAASTATREIALAVVATTLSLLVIFVPVAFMSGRVGRFFNSFGFVVAFAVFLSMCISFTMTPMLCSRFLKLDEKHHGSKSGRFWMMIQNAYAWILRWSLRHRWVVVGVSALLLFSTPAIFRLVGMEFVPQDDQSEFQVVATMPEGYTLERADGVFQEMEARLRKLRGVTNLFTVIGDTTGRVSKGQGDVTSGQIYVRMVDLRDRDYTQFDVMRDAREILKDYPDLRAAVQEVQAFQSSGFRQVAVDLNLSGPDLAKLQVFADQITGWMRQQGHFVDVDTSLSLRKPELRVRIDREKASDLGIPIQTIASTLNVLIGGEIVGKYKEFDEQYDVWLRADLPFRDNPDAISLLTIPSRVGLTQLSNVAQLKEATGPATIDRFNRQRQVVVMANLEGVALGDAVDKLSAYLHTLNLPSDYSFEFIGRAKMLKESNSNFLVAFGLSFLFMYMVLAAQFESFTHPITILLALPLTLPFALLSLVLLRTTMDIYAIFGLFMLFGIVKKNGILQIDYTNVLRGQGLTRDAAIMEANATRLRPILMTTLMLVAAMVPIAMGEGPGAASRASMAKVILGGQTLSLLLTLLITPVAYSLWDDISGLTARAATRVAAWLKRNEKEPSVTPAPTRDAELLPAGLVASGQ, from the coding sequence ATGACCATTTGGGATCTTTGCATCAAGCGGCCCATCTTCACCTGCATGCTGGTGACCGCGCCTGTAGTGCTCGGCATCGCCAGCTATGCGCGCTTGGGCGTGGACCTGTTTCCCAACGTCGATTTGCCGGTCGTCGTCATCACCACCACCTTGCGCGGCGCCAGCGTGGAAGAGATGGAGACGGGCGTCACCAAGCCGATCGAGGAGATCGTCAACACCATCTCCGGCATCGATGAGCTGCGATCCACCACCAAGGAGGGCATCTCGCAGGTCGTGGTTCAGTTTGTGCTTGAAAAGACAGGCGACACCGCCGCGCAGGAGGTGCGCGACAAGATCTCCACGATTCAGGCGCAACTGCCCGAGGGAACCGACCCGCCGATCATCGACAAGTTCGAACTCGACGCGGCGCCGGTGATGACGATCGCCGTGTCGGGGCGCCGCAATCTGCGCGAAGTGACCGAGATCGCCAAGAAACGCATCAAGGAACTGCTCGAAACGGTCCCCAACGTCGGCGCCGTGATCTTGGTCGGCGGACAGCCGCGCGCGATCAATATACACATCGACGCCGCCAGCCTGACTGGCTATCGCCTGAGCATCGACGACGTGCGGCAATCGCTACAGCGGCAAAACCTGGAATTGCCGGGCGGACGCGTGGACGAAGGTTCGCAAGAACTGGTGCTCCGCACCATGGGGCGCGTCGAGAACGCCAGCGATTTCGCCGATCTCATCGTCACCAACCGCGACGGCTACCCGATCCGCATCCGCGACATCGGCCGCGTGGAAGATTCTTACGAAGAGCCGCGCGGCCTCTCGCGCCTTGATGGCGAAAAGGCGGTCAGCCTCATCGTGCAAAAGCAGTCGGGCACCAACACCGTGCAAGTGGTCGACGCCGTCAAGGCGCGGCTTGATCAGATTCGCCCGTTGCTGCCCGCCGACATCACCACCAATGTCATCCGCGATCAATCGCGGTTCATCAAGACCTCGATCGAAGAGGTGAAGTTTCACCTAGTGCTGGCGGCCGCTCTGGTCAGCTTGACCATCTTGTTGTTTATTCGCGATTGGCGCACCACGGTCATCGCCGCGCTCAGCATTCCCACCTCGATTGTGGCCACTTTCGCCTTCATGGATTGGATGGGCTTCACGCTCAACAACATCACCATGCTCGGCCTGATCTTGGCCGTCGGCATCGTGATCGACGACGCCGTGGTGGTTCACGAAAACATCTTCCGCCACATGGAAGAACACGGATATAGCGCCCGTAAGGCGGCCAGCACCGCCACTCGCGAAATTGCACTGGCGGTGGTCGCCACCACGCTCTCGCTGCTGGTGATCTTTGTGCCGGTGGCGTTCATGTCGGGCCGTGTCGGCCGCTTCTTCAACAGCTTTGGCTTTGTGGTGGCGTTTGCCGTCTTTCTCAGCATGTGCATCTCGTTCACCATGACCCCCATGCTCTGCTCGCGCTTTCTCAAGCTCGACGAAAAGCATCACGGCAGCAAGTCGGGCCGTTTCTGGATGATGATCCAAAACGCCTATGCCTGGATACTTCGCTGGTCGCTGCGGCATCGCTGGGTCGTGGTGGGCGTTTCGGCGTTGCTGCTGTTTTCCACGCCCGCCATCTTTCGGCTGGTTGGCATGGAGTTCGTGCCGCAAGACGATCAGAGCGAGTTCCAGGTGGTCGCCACCATGCCGGAGGGTTACACGCTGGAGCGGGCCGACGGCGTCTTTCAAGAAATGGAAGCGCGGCTGCGCAAGCTGCGCGGCGTGACCAACCTGTTCACCGTGATCGGCGACACGACCGGCCGTGTTTCCAAGGGCCAGGGGGATGTCACCAGCGGACAAATCTATGTTCGCATGGTCGACCTGCGCGATCGCGACTACACCCAGTTCGACGTGATGCGCGACGCCCGCGAAATTCTCAAGGACTATCCCGACCTGCGCGCCGCCGTGCAGGAGGTGCAGGCGTTTCAGTCGTCCGGCTTCCGCCAAGTGGCGGTCGATCTCAATCTCAGCGGTCCCGACCTTGCCAAGCTGCAAGTCTTCGCCGACCAGATCACCGGTTGGATGCGCCAACAAGGGCACTTTGTCGATGTCGACACCAGTCTCTCGCTCCGCAAGCCGGAGTTGCGGGTCCGCATCGACCGTGAAAAGGCGAGCGACCTGGGCATCCCGATTCAAACCATCGCCAGCACGCTCAATGTGCTGATCGGCGGCGAGATCGTCGGCAAGTACAAGGAGTTCGACGAGCAGTACGACGTCTGGCTCCGCGCCGATCTTCCCTTCCGCGACAATCCCGATGCGATCAGCCTGCTCACGATTCCTTCGCGCGTCGGGTTGACGCAACTCTCCAACGTTGCCCAATTGAAAGAGGCGACCGGACCGGCCACGATTGACCGCTTCAATCGTCAACGGCAGGTGGTGGTGATGGCCAACCTGGAAGGCGTTGCGCTGGGGGACGCCGTCGACAAGCTATCGGCCTATCTCCACACGCTCAACTTGCCGAGTGATTACTCGTTCGAGTTCATTGGCCGCGCCAAGATGCTCAAGGAATCGAACTCCAACTTCTTGGTCGCGTTCGGGCTGAGCTTTCTCTTTATGTATATGGTGTTGGCCGCGCAATTCGAGAGCTTCACCCACCCCATTACCATCTTGCTCGCGCTGCCGCTCACGCTGCCGTTCGCGCTGTTGTCGCTGGTGCTGTTGCGGACCACGATGGACATCTACGCCATCTTCGGCCTGTTCATGCTGTTTGGCATCGTCAAGAAGAACGGCATCTTGCAGATCGACTACACCAACGTGCTGCGTGGGCAAGGACTGACTCGTGACGCCGCCATCATGGAGGCCAACGCCACGCGCCTGCGGCCCATCTTGATGACCACGCTCATGCTGGTGGCCGCGATGGTCCCCATCGCCATGGGCGAAGGTCCTGGCGCCGCCAGTCGCGCCAGCATGGCCAAGGTGATTCTGGGCGGACAAACCTTGTCGCTGTTGCTCACGCTGCTGATTACCCCGGTGGCCTATTCGCTGTGGGACGATATCAGTGGACTGACGGCTCGTGCAGCCACGCGCGTCGCCGCTTGGCTCAAGCGTAACGAGAAGGAGCCAAGCGTCACCCCTGCGCCGACCCGCGATGCGGAACTGTTGCCTGCGGGTTTGGTCGCTAGCGGGCAGTGA
- a CDS encoding efflux RND transporter periplasmic adaptor subunit yields MRSNLTLASLRLTALWALIATCVGCSHSHTDAPAQSKAAAEPAPVVVTTANVEERSVQRTVGAVGTLLGYEEVTLTPKVEGRVTRLHHDVGDRVRPGELLIELDATDFELAVDEAQRALELELARLGLKQPPDDTFDVAQLPSVVRAQYLLDNAAKKKTRVESLRQRNVATEQEMDQVLTDLNVADANLQQTRLEAEATLAAARLRRAALAMARQRLDDTRILAPTFPELAGDVAATGEYVIAERLVSEGEMVRSTAATTLMRLVMDHPLKLTGTIPERYSAEVTTGQTVKLQVEAYGEEVFEGKVSRVNPTIDSRTRTFEIEALIQNSERRLKAGGFAKFAVLTRVDNQARTIPLEALVSFAGVTKVFEVRDGRAYEVEVSPGVRGRGWVEVGERLQPNSVVVTSGQSQLADGAAVQLREQPPASVARRTGP; encoded by the coding sequence ATGAGATCGAATCTCACTCTGGCCTCCCTCCGACTGACTGCCCTGTGGGCGCTCATCGCCACCTGCGTGGGCTGCTCACATTCACATACCGACGCGCCAGCTCAATCGAAGGCCGCCGCCGAGCCGGCGCCTGTGGTCGTCACCACCGCCAACGTGGAAGAGCGCTCCGTGCAACGAACCGTCGGCGCGGTGGGAACCTTGCTGGGGTATGAAGAAGTGACCCTCACCCCAAAGGTTGAGGGGCGCGTGACGCGGTTGCATCACGACGTGGGCGATCGGGTTCGCCCCGGCGAGCTGCTCATTGAACTCGACGCCACCGACTTCGAGTTGGCGGTCGACGAAGCGCAGCGCGCCTTGGAGCTGGAGCTAGCCCGACTGGGGCTCAAGCAGCCGCCAGACGACACTTTCGACGTGGCGCAGTTGCCCAGCGTCGTGCGGGCGCAGTACCTGCTCGACAACGCCGCGAAGAAGAAGACGCGCGTCGAGAGCTTGCGCCAGCGCAACGTGGCCACCGAGCAGGAAATGGATCAGGTGCTCACCGATCTCAATGTGGCCGACGCTAATTTGCAGCAAACGCGGCTGGAGGCAGAGGCCACGCTCGCCGCCGCGCGCCTCCGGCGGGCAGCGCTGGCCATGGCGCGGCAACGGCTGGACGACACTCGGATCCTGGCGCCGACCTTTCCAGAGCTGGCGGGCGATGTGGCGGCCACCGGCGAGTATGTAATCGCCGAGCGACTCGTCTCCGAAGGCGAAATGGTTCGCTCCACCGCCGCCACCACCCTCATGCGATTGGTTATGGACCACCCGCTCAAGTTGACGGGCACAATCCCGGAGCGCTACAGCGCCGAGGTCACGACCGGACAAACGGTCAAACTGCAGGTCGAGGCGTATGGTGAGGAGGTTTTCGAGGGCAAGGTGTCGCGTGTCAATCCGACGATCGATTCGCGGACGCGCACATTTGAGATCGAGGCGCTGATCCAAAACTCCGAGCGCCGCTTGAAGGCGGGCGGCTTCGCCAAATTCGCGGTGCTCACGCGCGTCGACAATCAGGCGCGCACCATTCCGCTGGAAGCACTGGTCAGCTTTGCCGGCGTCACCAAGGTGTTTGAAGTGCGCGATGGCCGCGCGTACGAAGTCGAAGTCTCTCCCGGCGTGCGCGGGCGCGGTTGGGTCGAAGTGGGTGAGCGGCTCCAACCCAATAGTGTGGTCGTCACCAGTGGCCAGTCGCAACTAGCCGATGGGGCGGCGGTGCAACTGCGCGAACAGCCGCCAGCCAGCGTGGCGCGGAGGACCGGCCCATGA
- a CDS encoding TetR/AcrR family transcriptional regulator, whose product MPPLSTRKPGRPRDQALRAQRREQILDAAGRIFAKRGFSKTDLEIVAQQIGVSKGTIYRYFRSKSALFLAAVDAGMQRLDALIDQSIASADDPLLGMQRAVRAYLEFFDANPYIVELFIQERAFFRDRKKPTYFIYRERNHGKGHELARQLAERGRIRNIPPQRLVTVLGELLYGAMFTNYFAGREQSVDDQFRDIMDIVLFGILSDTERGAAPAGN is encoded by the coding sequence ATGCCCCCCCTCTCGACGCGAAAACCGGGCCGACCACGCGATCAGGCGCTGCGCGCACAAAGGCGCGAGCAAATCCTCGACGCCGCCGGGCGAATTTTCGCCAAGCGCGGTTTCTCCAAGACCGACCTGGAGATCGTCGCCCAGCAAATCGGCGTTTCCAAAGGGACCATCTATCGCTATTTCCGCTCGAAATCGGCGCTCTTTTTGGCCGCGGTCGACGCTGGCATGCAGCGGTTGGACGCGCTGATCGATCAATCGATCGCCTCTGCCGACGATCCGCTGCTAGGCATGCAGCGTGCAGTGCGCGCGTACCTGGAGTTTTTCGATGCGAACCCTTACATCGTCGAACTCTTCATACAAGAGCGGGCCTTCTTTCGTGATCGAAAGAAGCCCACCTACTTCATCTATCGAGAGCGCAATCATGGCAAAGGACACGAACTGGCTCGCCAACTTGCTGAGCGGGGGCGCATCCGCAATATCCCTCCACAGCGACTGGTGACCGTGCTTGGCGAATTGCTGTACGGGGCCATGTTCACCAACTACTTCGCTGGCCGCGAACAATCGGTCGACGACCAATTTCGCGACATTATGGACATCGTGCTCTTCGGCATTCTGAGCGATACCGAACGCGGCGCGGCGCCCGCTGGCAATTGA
- the ftsH gene encoding ATP-dependent zinc metalloprotease FtsH: MLLMLVTLVLMWFVQAPASRSSIKYDFFRQQALAGNVAEVEIVDQEVYGRFVTPPRDPNPNRKNNDGTRPKLKQNFVTEIHPVVEPDVREILLEKQIPVRFHQRGDGTALVMMTYLGLTLLVLGVMYLMFRRTRDQMLGGGILGGFNKSPARRYDNSTKRVTFEDVAGLEGVKNDLQEVVEFLKSPDRFRRLGGRIPKGTLLMGPPGTGKTLLAKAVAGEAGVPFFSISGSEFIQMFVGVGASRVRDMFKTAKDAAPCILFIDEIDAVGRVRGAGLGGGHDEREQTLNQILSEMDGFSPSEAVIVLAATNRPDVLDPALLRPGRFDRHVTVDRPTLKGRLAILKVHIRDVPLSPDVDLERIAAGSIGLTGADLRNLVNEAALWATRQGKDLVEMEDFEWARDRVLMGPKREEVLNGKEKRMTAYHEAGHALLVWLLPGAERLHKVTIIPRGRGLGVTQLVPEEDRLNISESELHARLVFIMGGRAAEKLVFGEYSAGAEDDLKRATQLARRMVTHWGMSERVGPVAFRTGEEHPFLGKEMAEPREFSEHTAKLIDEEVSRILQEAADRAHSMLAQSRDKLDRVAQALVTQEVLAEKDLEELIGPAVRRAEANGQAVALARRQEEA; encoded by the coding sequence ATGCTGCTCATGCTCGTCACGCTGGTGCTAATGTGGTTTGTGCAGGCGCCCGCCAGTCGATCGTCGATCAAGTACGATTTCTTTCGCCAGCAGGCGTTGGCTGGCAATGTGGCCGAGGTCGAAATTGTCGACCAGGAGGTTTATGGCCGCTTTGTCACGCCGCCACGCGACCCCAACCCCAACCGCAAAAACAACGACGGCACTCGCCCCAAGCTGAAACAGAATTTCGTAACCGAAATTCATCCCGTGGTCGAGCCGGACGTTCGCGAGATATTGCTCGAAAAGCAAATTCCCGTGCGCTTTCATCAGCGCGGCGACGGCACGGCGCTGGTGATGATGACCTATCTGGGCCTCACCCTGCTGGTGCTGGGCGTGATGTATCTAATGTTCCGCCGCACGCGCGATCAAATGCTCGGCGGCGGCATCTTGGGCGGTTTCAACAAGAGCCCAGCCCGCCGCTACGATAATTCGACGAAACGCGTCACCTTTGAAGATGTGGCCGGACTGGAGGGGGTGAAGAACGATCTGCAGGAGGTCGTCGAGTTTCTCAAGAGCCCCGATCGATTCCGCCGTCTTGGCGGGCGAATACCCAAGGGAACGCTGTTGATGGGTCCGCCCGGCACGGGTAAGACGCTGCTCGCCAAAGCGGTGGCGGGCGAGGCGGGCGTGCCGTTTTTCTCCATCAGCGGATCGGAGTTCATTCAAATGTTTGTCGGCGTCGGCGCCAGCCGGGTGCGCGACATGTTCAAAACGGCCAAGGACGCCGCGCCGTGCATCTTGTTCATTGACGAGATCGACGCCGTGGGACGTGTCCGTGGCGCTGGTTTGGGGGGCGGCCACGACGAGCGCGAGCAAACGCTCAATCAAATCCTGAGCGAGATGGATGGCTTCAGCCCTAGCGAAGCAGTCATCGTGCTCGCCGCCACCAATCGCCCCGACGTGCTCGATCCGGCGCTACTGCGCCCCGGCCGGTTTGATCGACATGTGACGGTCGATCGTCCCACGCTCAAGGGGCGGCTGGCGATTCTTAAGGTGCATATTCGCGACGTGCCACTCAGTCCCGATGTCGACCTGGAGCGGATCGCCGCCGGCTCCATTGGGCTTACCGGCGCCGATCTGCGCAACTTGGTCAACGAGGCGGCGCTGTGGGCAACCCGCCAAGGCAAAGACCTGGTGGAGATGGAAGATTTTGAATGGGCGCGTGACCGAGTGCTTATGGGCCCCAAACGTGAGGAAGTGCTGAACGGCAAGGAGAAGCGGATGACCGCCTATCACGAGGCGGGGCATGCGCTATTGGTGTGGTTGCTCCCCGGCGCAGAACGGCTTCATAAGGTGACGATCATCCCGCGCGGGCGCGGCCTGGGAGTCACACAACTCGTGCCGGAGGAAGATCGGCTTAACATCAGCGAGAGCGAACTGCACGCCCGCTTGGTTTTCATCATGGGAGGTCGCGCCGCCGAAAAGCTGGTGTTCGGCGAGTATAGCGCTGGCGCCGAGGACGACCTGAAGCGGGCCACTCAACTGGCGCGGCGGATGGTGACGCATTGGGGCATGAGCGAACGGGTTGGCCCGGTCGCGTTCCGCACCGGCGAAGAGCATCCGTTTCTGGGCAAAGAGATGGCGGAGCCGCGCGAGTTCAGCGAGCACACCGCAAAGCTTATCGACGAAGAAGTGTCGCGCATCTTGCAAGAGGCGGCCGACCGAGCCCACTCGATGCTTGCCCAGTCTCGCGACAAGCTCGATCGCGTTGCCCAAGCGCTGGTTACGCAGGAGGTGCTGGCGGAAAAGGACTTGGAAGAGCTGATCGGCCCCGCTGTTCGTCGTGCGGAGGCCAATGGCCAAGCCGTGGCGCTGGCGCGCCGACAGGAAGAGGCGTAG
- a CDS encoding NUDIX domain-containing protein: protein MAMTNAFDANSAVKRRGAVAVIVRDERLLVIRRSRHVPAPGRLCFPGGGIEPDESEEIALIREIREELNVSVRPVRRLWSSITPWGVALAWWLADLPTDAAPVATPAEVESIHWYTIDEMRNLAELLESNHDFLAALARGEFSLGSEP from the coding sequence ATGGCTATGACAAACGCGTTCGACGCCAATTCTGCCGTCAAACGCCGCGGTGCGGTCGCCGTCATCGTGCGCGACGAGCGATTGCTGGTTATTCGCCGTTCGCGGCATGTGCCGGCGCCTGGCCGACTCTGTTTTCCGGGCGGCGGAATCGAGCCAGACGAAAGCGAGGAAATCGCGCTCATCCGCGAAATTCGTGAGGAATTGAACGTGAGCGTCCGTCCGGTAAGGCGGCTGTGGAGCAGCATCACGCCATGGGGTGTGGCGTTGGCCTGGTGGTTGGCCGATTTGCCGACAGACGCTGCGCCGGTGGCGACCCCTGCCGAAGTGGAGTCGATTCACTGGTACACGATCGACGAAATGCGCAATCTGGCTGAACTGCTCGAGAGCAACCACGATTTCCTCGCCGCGCTCGCGCGAGGCGAGTTTTCACTCGGTAGCGAACCCTAA